A genomic region of bacterium contains the following coding sequences:
- a CDS encoding antibiotic biosynthesis monooxygenase has product MKETPVVVLAVISVKKGKEAEAETLMRELIPPTRAEAACINYNLHRLCGDGSVFMFHETWASRAKLDQHLATPHLTGFLSRVEPLLTQPAEVKVWEKID; this is encoded by the coding sequence ATGAAAGAAACGCCCGTGGTCGTTCTGGCAGTGATAAGCGTGAAGAAAGGCAAGGAGGCCGAGGCCGAGACCCTGATGCGGGAGCTGATCCCGCCCACCCGTGCCGAGGCCGCCTGTATCAACTACAACCTGCACCGTCTGTGCGGGGACGGCAGCGTGTTCATGTTCCACGAGACCTGGGCCAGCCGTGCGAAACTGGATCAGCACCTGGCCACGCCGCACCTGACCGGGTTCCTGAGCCGGGTGGAGCCGCTGCTGACCCAGCCGGCCGAGGTGAAAGTCTGGGAGAAGATCGACTGA